TTGGAGCAGTATGAAAAGGGACTTCCGGATCTGGACAAGGCCCTGGAGCTCAATTCCAAAAACGCGAATTCTTACTACAATCGTGCCATTATTCATACGTTTCTCGCGAAGCCTGCTGAAGTTATTTCTGACGGGCATGCCTATCTCGATGTGGAGGCGTGCAAAGATCCGCGCGGTCAAGATGTGATCATTATGACGCTTTTTGCGTATCGCGAATTGGGTAAGTTTGAAGAGGGAAACAATTTTCTGGAAAGTACTTCAGCGCAGTGTAACGCGGAGGTTTGGCCATATCCCGTCTTGCGTTATTTAAAGGGCGAGATCACGGCGGAGGACGTTGAGACTCAGACGAAAAATGAGCAGCAGAAAGCAGATGCAAAAACTTTCGTTCTGTACAATCAATTTCAGGACAAGAACCTCAATACACCCGAA
The nucleotide sequence above comes from bacterium. Encoded proteins:
- a CDS encoding tetratricopeptide repeat protein; its protein translation is MKHLIIIFLLAASFCFAQTYEQAKKLFGEGKYEEAINQLDRVIEQDPSSKNAYVLRGTSYDYIGQYDQAIADYTRAIEIDPEFVAAYNNRGSVYITLEQYEKGLPDLDKALELNSKNANSYYNRAIIHTFLAKPAEVISDGHAYLDVEACKDPRGQDVIIMTLFAYRELGKFEEGNNFLESTSAQCNAEVWPYPVLRYLKGEITAEDVETQTKNEQQKADAKTFVLYNQFQDKNLNTPETNKELQQIVDLNYRDSISYILAKKLLHTFEPIVPSQP